A window of the Pararge aegeria chromosome 2, ilParAegt1.1, whole genome shotgun sequence genome harbors these coding sequences:
- the LOC120633955 gene encoding trypsin, alkaline B-like encodes MKKITLLLAYLTVASAFPRQDRIVGGTITSIQTYPFSAVLLFSRNNISFRQNCGGSVINNRSMLTAAHCLNHGNINLNNFRVRVGSTNASSGGSVHNSALRILHPQYNQGTLNNDIALLRVSTAFQLGTTVRPAAIIGQNVVIPDNTLIWATGWGWTTPSGNNPSEQLRHVQVRVVPQQRCQRAYTGFPITAAMICAGWDQPGRGSCQGDSGSPIVHNNVVIGATSFGQRCADPNFPTVYARVAHFTNWIRSNA; translated from the exons ATGAAgaaaattacacttttattagCGTACCTTACTGTTGCTTCTG CATTTCCTCGTCAGGACAGAATAGTCGGTGGGACAATCACAAGCATTCAAACCTACCCCTTTTCAGCCGTTCTCTTATTCTCAAGAAATAACATATCTTTTCGCCAGAACTGCGGTGGCAGTGTTATTAACAATAGATCTATGCTCACAGCTGCTCATTGTTTAAA CCA TGGCaacattaatttgaataatttccgTGTGCGCGTTGGATCAACCAATGCCAGCAGTGGTGGTAGTGTTCACAATTCCGCTCTTCGTATCCTCCATCCTCAGTACAATCAAGGAACACTTAATAATGATATCGCTCTGTTGAGAGTGTCAACAGCCTTCCAATTAGGAACCACTGTACGGCCTGCAGCAATTATTGGGCAAAATGTAGTTATTCCTGACAACACACTTATTTGGGCTACTGGATGGGGCTGGACTACA CCGAGTGGAAACAATCCATCAGAGCAATTACGTCACGTACAAGTTCGGGTAGTGCCGCAACAAAGATGCCAAAGGGCTTATACTGGATTCCCTATTACTGCAGCCATGATATGCGCTGGCTGGGATCAACCTGGTCGCGGTTCATGCCAAGGAGACTCCGGTTCACCAATTGTCCACAATAATGTTGTCATTGGCGCAACAAGTTTTGGACAGCGTTGTGCTGATCCAAATTTCCCTACAGTATATGCCCGAGTTGCTCACTTCACCAATTGGATCAGATCTAACGCTTAa